A stretch of Kyrpidia spormannii DNA encodes these proteins:
- a CDS encoding 2-hydroxyacid dehydrogenase, producing MRPVLYIARKLPDEALRVAENDCEVRLWDRESEPVPRNVLLDQLRDAEGLVSVLTERVDEELLKAAPRLKVVANMAVGYDNIDVEACRRHGVIVTNTPDVLTETTADLAWALLLATARRLPQSAELVRDGGWTTWSPLGLTGLDIYGKSLGILGMGRIGEAVARRAQGFGMTILYHNRRPRPEVEERLGARYLSLDALLREADILVILTPLTAETRHLIGRNELAKMKSTAILVNVSRGPVVDEEALVDALRQGVIWGAGLDVYEREPIGADHPLLQLDNTVCLPHIGSATVATRTAMARLAVQNAVNVLKGEKPLTPV from the coding sequence ATGCGGCCAGTTCTTTATATCGCCCGGAAACTGCCCGATGAAGCTTTGCGTGTGGCAGAAAATGATTGTGAGGTTCGCCTGTGGGACCGGGAGTCCGAGCCTGTTCCCCGGAATGTCTTGTTGGACCAATTGCGGGATGCCGAAGGCCTGGTCTCCGTGCTGACCGAACGGGTGGATGAAGAGTTGCTAAAAGCTGCTCCGCGCCTTAAGGTGGTGGCCAACATGGCGGTGGGCTACGACAACATCGATGTGGAGGCCTGCCGCCGCCACGGGGTGATCGTGACCAATACGCCGGACGTGCTGACGGAGACCACGGCGGATTTAGCTTGGGCGCTGCTGCTTGCCACCGCCAGGCGGCTTCCCCAGTCCGCCGAACTGGTTCGAGATGGGGGCTGGACCACGTGGTCGCCCCTGGGACTGACCGGTTTAGATATCTATGGCAAAAGCCTGGGCATTCTCGGCATGGGCCGGATTGGAGAAGCGGTGGCGCGCCGGGCTCAGGGGTTTGGCATGACCATTCTGTACCATAATCGCCGCCCCCGGCCGGAAGTGGAGGAGCGCCTGGGCGCCCGGTACCTGAGTTTGGACGCACTCCTGCGGGAGGCGGACATCCTGGTCATCCTCACCCCCCTGACGGCGGAAACCCGGCACCTCATCGGCCGCAACGAACTGGCAAAAATGAAATCCACCGCGATCCTCGTCAACGTGTCCCGGGGGCCGGTGGTGGACGAGGAAGCGTTAGTGGACGCCCTCCGACAAGGGGTGATCTGGGGGGCGGGCTTGGATGTTTATGAGCGGGAGCCGATTGGGGCCGATCATCCCCTGCTCCAGTTGGATAATACCGTGTGTCTCCCCCACATCGGCAGCGCCACGGTGGCCACCCGCACCGCCATGGCCCGGTTGGCGGTACAAAACGCCGTCAACGTCTTAAAAGGCGAAAAGCCCCTGACACCGGTATGA
- a CDS encoding TetR/AcrR family transcriptional regulator: MAKRTKDLIYQGAVEVFSKRGFGDTTMDAIAEQCGVAKGTLYYNFKTKEELFTYVMRRGLSQLTDRLRQALLSTEDPVHKWVRAVESQFRFFEENRAFCHLLVQKIWSADVQGQLSVQEVLSEYFQLLDDQWAAAKARNWIDDRADVQTLSGAFFGMVVIPAARAVLHGGAIDAPERVRTIVKMILRQMKGVSDDELASLGD; the protein is encoded by the coding sequence ATGGCGAAGCGTACAAAAGATCTGATTTATCAAGGGGCGGTAGAAGTATTTTCAAAACGGGGTTTTGGGGATACGACGATGGACGCCATCGCTGAACAGTGCGGCGTCGCTAAAGGGACCCTCTACTATAATTTCAAGACCAAGGAAGAACTGTTCACTTACGTGATGCGCCGGGGCCTCAGCCAGTTGACTGATCGGTTGCGGCAGGCGCTGCTCTCCACAGAAGACCCGGTTCACAAATGGGTCCGGGCGGTGGAAAGCCAGTTTCGCTTCTTTGAGGAAAATCGGGCCTTTTGCCATTTACTGGTTCAGAAGATTTGGAGTGCCGATGTCCAGGGTCAACTGTCCGTGCAGGAGGTGCTGAGCGAGTATTTCCAGCTCCTCGATGACCAGTGGGCCGCCGCCAAAGCCCGGAATTGGATCGATGATCGTGCCGACGTTCAGACCCTTTCCGGCGCCTTTTTCGGCATGGTGGTGATTCCAGCGGCCCGGGCGGTGCTGCACGGGGGCGCGATCGACGCGCCCGAGCGGGTGCGGACGATCGTCAAGATGATTTTGCGGCAGATGAAAGGAGTATCTGACGATGAATTGGCGTCCTTGGGGGATTAG
- a CDS encoding HlyD family secretion protein, which translates to MNWRPWGISGAVAGVTALVAGALFLPVHAQQNGSPQSGIVEQREVDLSFKIAGRIESLSVSEGQSVKKGQVLGRLEHADLQAKVEQAQAAVDAAAANVQKAEAAVGETDQTTRAKVSEAQAAVKVAQDQLAGLQQGSRPQEIAQAQAKVDGAQAAYHQAQDAYDKALKLYQSGAVSEAEKNQAELQLSQAKAEYEAAQNQLQLAQAGPRPEQVDAARHQVEQAQGALQEASAGRDQVAVAQADVKAAQAQLEQAKAGLDEAQTYLSYTELVAPVDGIVVKKNFSVGEMVNAGDPVLTVADPADKWVSIYVGENQLPQVKVGDPVSLDIPALHRQVNGRVEEINPAPQFAVTKATNHLQDRDIQSFQVKIKIEDNPQDVLAGMTAVWQGAKTP; encoded by the coding sequence ATGAATTGGCGTCCTTGGGGGATTAGTGGCGCGGTGGCCGGGGTGACCGCTTTGGTTGCCGGTGCCTTGTTTCTCCCGGTTCACGCGCAGCAGAATGGTTCTCCCCAAAGTGGTATCGTCGAGCAGCGAGAGGTGGATCTCAGTTTTAAAATAGCCGGGCGCATCGAGAGTCTTTCGGTTTCCGAAGGACAATCGGTGAAAAAGGGCCAGGTGTTGGGGCGGCTTGAACACGCCGATCTTCAGGCGAAGGTCGAGCAGGCTCAAGCGGCGGTGGATGCTGCCGCGGCGAACGTGCAAAAAGCCGAGGCGGCGGTGGGTGAGACGGACCAAACCACCCGGGCCAAGGTCTCTGAGGCTCAGGCGGCGGTGAAAGTGGCCCAGGATCAGTTGGCCGGCTTGCAACAGGGCAGCCGGCCCCAGGAAATCGCCCAAGCCCAAGCGAAGGTCGACGGGGCCCAGGCGGCCTACCATCAGGCCCAGGATGCCTACGACAAGGCGTTGAAATTGTACCAGTCGGGGGCTGTATCCGAGGCCGAGAAAAACCAGGCGGAACTCCAACTCTCCCAGGCTAAGGCGGAGTACGAGGCCGCCCAGAACCAACTCCAATTGGCCCAGGCGGGTCCCCGCCCGGAGCAGGTGGACGCCGCGCGCCACCAAGTGGAACAGGCCCAGGGCGCTCTCCAGGAGGCCAGTGCGGGGCGGGACCAGGTGGCGGTGGCCCAGGCGGATGTGAAAGCCGCCCAGGCGCAACTGGAACAGGCGAAAGCCGGTTTAGATGAAGCACAGACCTATCTTTCGTACACCGAGCTCGTGGCCCCAGTGGATGGGATCGTGGTCAAGAAGAATTTCTCGGTGGGAGAAATGGTGAATGCCGGCGATCCGGTGCTGACGGTGGCGGATCCGGCGGACAAATGGGTGTCGATTTACGTGGGGGAGAACCAGCTTCCCCAGGTGAAGGTGGGGGACCCGGTTTCTCTGGATATTCCGGCCCTTCACCGACAGGTGAACGGCCGCGTGGAGGAGATCAACCCGGCACCTCAGTTTGCCGTGACGAAAGCCACGAACCACTTGCAAGATCGCGATATCCAATCGTTTCAAGTAAAAATCAAGATTGAGGACAATCCCCAGGATGTGTTGGCCGGGATGACCGCCGTGTGGCAAGGGGCGAAGACGCCATGA